One Cardinium endosymbiont cEper1 of Encarsia pergandiella genomic region harbors:
- a CDS encoding HIT family protein, which translates to MQAPTHLSPQGCIFCQIIAGQAPCHKVWERVDYMAFLSIFPNTEGFTVVIPKRHLSSYIFDHGPEQINGLMAAAKQVSNLLVHKFPTVARTALVFEGYGVNHLHAKLIPLHGTKGGPKLASTIKTKFDQYPGYISSHDAARESDEKLAAIANFLKN; encoded by the coding sequence ATGCAAGCACCTACTCACCTATCTCCACAAGGATGTATTTTTTGTCAAATCATAGCTGGGCAAGCACCTTGTCATAAAGTGTGGGAAAGGGTAGATTATATGGCTTTTCTATCTATATTTCCTAATACAGAGGGGTTTACAGTGGTAATACCTAAGCGTCACCTGAGTAGCTATATTTTTGATCATGGCCCAGAACAGATCAATGGGTTAATGGCAGCCGCTAAACAGGTATCCAACCTATTGGTGCATAAGTTTCCAACCGTTGCTAGAACAGCTCTTGTATTTGAAGGATATGGTGTAAACCACTTACATGCCAAATTAATCCCTCTGCATGGCACCAAAGGTGGTCCGAAGCTTGCCTCCACGATCAAAACCAAATTTGATCAATACCCTGGTTACATTTCTTCTCATGATGCAGCACGGGAATCGGATGAAAAATTAGCAGCAATAGCTAACTTTTTAAAAAATTAG
- a CDS encoding Mrp/NBP35 family ATP-binding protein, with the protein MNTLKKKVLEALRKVDDPDLKQDLVSLGMIDHLDIHGSTISFTIILTTPACPLQEVIRQACIQAIRKAVTSDFEISIQFTSKVTSGRSKSAILPGVKNIIAIASGKGGVGKSTIATHLALALSNHGADVGLLDADIFGPSIPTMWGCETTKPTVGKEAGKNFIIPINRHKVKLLSIGFLSNMEEAIVWRGPMASAAFKQLLQDANWGVLDYLLIDLPPGTSDIHLTLVQSIAVTGVVVVTTPQKIALIDATKAIAMFKKEQIKVPILGLIENMSYFSTEKTDGAHLYHIFGKDGGTLLAKQASIPFLGQIPLLPTICQQGDVGVLPGQTIEPFNKIAERLAQQVAIQNATYAGSTNGVN; encoded by the coding sequence ATGAACACCTTAAAAAAAAAGGTTTTAGAAGCTTTACGTAAAGTAGATGACCCCGATTTAAAGCAAGACCTAGTTTCATTGGGTATGATTGATCATCTTGATATACATGGTTCTACCATTTCTTTTACGATTATACTGACTACCCCAGCTTGTCCATTACAAGAAGTAATCAGACAGGCATGTATACAAGCCATTCGTAAAGCTGTAACGAGTGATTTTGAAATCAGCATTCAGTTTACCTCAAAAGTTACTTCAGGGCGTTCCAAATCCGCTATATTACCTGGTGTCAAAAATATTATTGCCATTGCTTCTGGTAAGGGTGGCGTTGGCAAATCTACAATTGCTACCCATTTGGCGCTGGCGTTATCCAACCATGGTGCAGATGTAGGACTGTTAGATGCAGATATATTTGGACCATCTATTCCGACGATGTGGGGTTGTGAAACCACTAAACCAACTGTAGGCAAAGAGGCTGGGAAGAACTTTATTATACCTATCAATCGCCATAAGGTGAAATTACTTTCTATTGGGTTTTTATCCAATATGGAAGAGGCCATTGTATGGCGTGGCCCTATGGCCAGTGCTGCTTTTAAGCAATTATTACAAGATGCAAATTGGGGTGTATTAGACTATTTATTAATCGACCTACCCCCTGGTACCAGTGATATTCACCTTACTTTGGTACAAAGTATTGCTGTTACAGGGGTAGTAGTGGTTACTACACCACAAAAAATTGCATTAATAGATGCCACAAAGGCGATTGCTATGTTTAAAAAAGAACAGATCAAGGTGCCTATACTGGGGCTGATAGAAAATATGTCCTACTTCTCAACAGAAAAAACAGATGGGGCCCATCTCTATCATATTTTTGGAAAGGATGGAGGTACACTACTGGCAAAACAAGCATCCATACCTTTTTTAGGCCAAATTCCATTGCTTCCTACGATTTGCCAACAGGGAGATGTAGGTGTCCTACCTGGGCAAACTATCGAACCTTTTAACAAAATTGCAGAAAGACTAGCACAACAAGTAGCCATCCAAAATGCCACCTATGCTGGTTCAACCAATGGCGTTAACTGA